The proteins below are encoded in one region of Ereboglobus luteus:
- a CDS encoding sulfatase, with protein sequence MSIPAASQPKNIVLMLVDDLGWGDTGPYGGRFAETPNFDRLAKEGMRFTNAYAPAPICSATRAAIMTGKSPARLNFEFVIQARGSKPPPGTVLRQPDFPRFLDPAETSMGDVMGAAGYVTGYFGKWHLSEHGVPGNERYLGYGSQGPDKQGFVHVNEERGSHPYSYPKGKKNRPGYGDFKEGEFAPDLLTDRMIDFLRAHRDEKFFLCLSHYYVHAPIHTRCEWLIKKYKAKAARMGLQMDKEHIEYAAFVETMDHLVGRVLDEMDSLGLAQNTLFVLMSDNGGDPRFADNGGLRGGKWTLYEGGTRVPLMARWPGIIDAGSVNDTPVIGTDFMATFCEALGVKKPASAVDSMSFLPLLTGKAKALPRDTLTWHFPFYHPRVTGTKPISSIRKGDLKLIYFYEDDRLELFDLKNDPLEKNDLSSLKTQIAANMKKTLLDTLNAQGARFPTKRE encoded by the coding sequence GTGTCAATTCCCGCGGCATCCCAACCGAAAAATATCGTTTTGATGCTTGTTGACGACCTCGGCTGGGGCGACACCGGGCCTTATGGCGGGAGATTTGCGGAGACGCCAAATTTCGACCGTCTTGCCAAGGAAGGAATGCGATTCACCAACGCCTACGCGCCCGCGCCGATTTGCTCGGCAACCCGCGCCGCCATCATGACGGGAAAATCCCCGGCACGGTTGAATTTCGAATTTGTTATTCAGGCGCGCGGTTCCAAGCCGCCGCCCGGCACCGTTTTGAGGCAACCCGATTTCCCTCGTTTTCTTGATCCGGCGGAAACCAGCATGGGCGATGTGATGGGGGCTGCCGGTTATGTCACCGGATATTTTGGAAAGTGGCATCTTTCGGAGCACGGGGTTCCCGGAAACGAACGCTATCTCGGCTACGGCAGCCAGGGGCCGGACAAACAAGGTTTTGTCCATGTAAACGAGGAGCGAGGCAGCCATCCCTACAGTTACCCGAAAGGAAAAAAGAACCGTCCGGGATACGGCGATTTTAAGGAGGGCGAGTTCGCGCCCGACCTTCTTACCGACAGGATGATCGATTTTTTGAGAGCGCACCGGGATGAAAAATTCTTTCTCTGCCTTTCGCATTATTATGTGCACGCCCCCATTCACACCCGCTGCGAATGGTTGATTAAAAAATACAAGGCCAAGGCCGCCCGCATGGGTTTGCAGATGGACAAGGAACACATCGAGTATGCCGCTTTTGTGGAAACGATGGATCATCTTGTCGGGCGCGTGCTGGACGAGATGGACTCGCTTGGCCTGGCACAAAACACCCTGTTCGTCCTGATGTCCGACAATGGCGGCGATCCCCGTTTTGCCGACAATGGCGGATTGCGCGGCGGCAAGTGGACGCTCTACGAGGGCGGCACCCGAGTGCCGTTGATGGCTCGCTGGCCCGGAATAATCGACGCAGGCTCCGTCAACGACACACCCGTGATCGGCACCGATTTTATGGCGACATTTTGCGAGGCCTTGGGCGTTAAAAAACCGGCGAGCGCGGTGGACAGCATGAGCTTCCTGCCCCTTCTCACCGGCAAGGCAAAGGCCCTGCCGAGGGACACACTGACATGGCATTTCCCCTTCTATCACCCGCGGGTCACCGGAACCAAGCCGATCTCCTCCATCAGAAAAGGAGACCTGAAACTCATTTATTTCTACGAGGATGATCGCCTTGAACTTTTTGACCTCAAAAACGATCCCCTCGAAAAGAATGATCTGTCGTCCCTCAAAACACAAATTGCCGCCAACATGAAAAAAACACTGCTCGACACGCTCAACGCGCAAGGCGCGCGGTTTCCGACGAAGCGCGAGTAG
- a CDS encoding D-alanyl-D-alanine carboxypeptidase family protein, with protein sequence MRIRFSQRILFTAFALFLFAASQPALHAAPKKSAKPAAAPAVYKGAITINVQDGSVLFEDNADIINPPASITKLMTFLVVHDAIKAGQISLDTPVTVTAEDSRLGGTQVWLKEKEVFPVEELLYALMIHSANDCANALARATAGSRAAFVERMNIRARQLGMTNTTFVTPHGLPPASRKISEGDLSTPRDIALLSRHLIAHTDILKYTSVRLRKFGVNTRPQKSQTDMVNHNKLLGKVPGVDGLKTGFTNGAGFCLSATAERDGRRVIVVSMGTPNRVARDAKIAELIESAFAKLSEIPLSPVSAIAAPSPVAPTPEPQSAPAPAPVTEPAQPDDIPRIVFPRRAAPASRAKNNTRATITGSPHSAFRIPHSAFNYVYRRMCNQSPSR encoded by the coding sequence ATGAGAATCCGTTTTTCCCAGCGCATCCTGTTCACCGCATTCGCACTTTTCCTGTTCGCCGCATCGCAACCGGCACTCCACGCCGCGCCCAAAAAATCAGCCAAGCCCGCCGCCGCGCCGGCCGTTTACAAGGGTGCCATCACCATCAATGTGCAGGACGGCTCCGTGCTCTTCGAGGATAACGCCGATATTATCAACCCGCCCGCCAGCATCACGAAACTGATGACCTTTCTTGTCGTGCATGACGCAATCAAGGCCGGCCAAATCTCGCTCGACACACCCGTCACCGTCACCGCCGAGGACAGCCGGCTCGGAGGCACGCAAGTCTGGCTCAAGGAAAAGGAGGTCTTCCCCGTCGAGGAACTGCTCTACGCACTCATGATTCACTCCGCCAACGACTGCGCAAATGCCCTTGCGCGCGCCACGGCCGGCTCGCGCGCCGCGTTTGTCGAGCGCATGAACATACGCGCCCGCCAGCTCGGCATGACAAACACCACCTTCGTCACTCCCCACGGCCTTCCGCCGGCCAGCCGCAAAATCAGTGAGGGAGACCTCTCCACCCCGCGCGATATCGCCCTGCTCTCCCGCCATCTCATCGCCCACACCGATATCCTCAAATACACCTCGGTGCGGTTGCGCAAATTCGGCGTGAATACGCGTCCGCAAAAATCACAAACCGACATGGTCAATCACAACAAGCTCCTCGGCAAAGTCCCGGGGGTGGACGGGCTCAAAACCGGATTCACCAACGGCGCCGGGTTCTGCCTCTCCGCCACCGCCGAGCGCGACGGACGCCGCGTGATAGTCGTTTCCATGGGCACGCCAAACCGCGTTGCGCGCGACGCGAAAATCGCCGAGCTCATCGAATCCGCCTTCGCCAAACTTTCCGAAATCCCCCTCTCGCCCGTTTCGGCCATCGCGGCGCCATCGCCTGTCGCGCCGACACCCGAGCCGCAATCCGCCCCCGCCCCGGCGCCCGTCACCGAGCCCGCGCAACCCGACGACATCCCGAGAATCGTCTTCCCTCGCCGGGCGGCTCCGGCAAGTCGCGCAAAAAATAACACGCGCGCCACCATTACAGGCTCGCCACACTCCGCATTCCGCATTCCACATTCCGCATTCAATTATGTTTATCGACGAATGTGTAATCAAAGCCCAAGCCGGTGA
- the hemN gene encoding oxygen-independent coproporphyrinogen III oxidase, with protein MDQSHITSTNAPDAAPRACASAFDLDLVRKYSHVAAPRYTSYPPATKFSEDLALLRAGDAIAEDNNPAADAEGGQPLSLYFHLPFCESRCWYCGCTAVITRDQGAADAYLDDLARELELVTSKIDRRRKVAQLHLGGGSPTFFTPDQLRRLNGLVRAHFAYAPDAEVSVEIDPRKFSQEHVHALREMGATRASLGIQDTNRRVQLAIHRYQPNTLNRQAVAWLREQGFTSINFDLIYGLPLQTAASFERTLDDVLALSPDRFSIFSYAHIPWIKPAQRIFEDRGQLPGAEEKLAMFALAHKQLTGAGFVDIGLDHFAKPDDELAAALRNGTLQRNFQGYSTKAGTSLYAFGMSAISQTRTAYWQNTKDLAAYRSILAGGRLPVARALCLSAEDQRRRTIIMRIMCNRQIDFASMSAELGVDFAQTYACELASMSDLVADGIVRLTSDKLEITPVGVPLLRLAAMRFDTTLAKPAGPDDSAPPMHARVI; from the coding sequence ATGGATCAGTCCCACATAACCTCCACCAACGCCCCCGACGCGGCGCCCCGCGCATGCGCGTCGGCCTTTGACCTTGATTTGGTGCGCAAGTATTCCCATGTCGCGGCCCCCCGTTACACATCCTATCCGCCCGCAACCAAATTTTCAGAGGACCTGGCCTTGCTGCGCGCCGGGGACGCGATCGCCGAGGACAACAATCCCGCCGCGGACGCCGAAGGCGGGCAGCCGCTCTCGCTGTATTTTCACCTGCCGTTTTGCGAGTCGCGCTGCTGGTATTGCGGATGCACGGCGGTGATCACGCGCGACCAAGGCGCGGCGGACGCCTACCTGGACGACCTCGCGCGCGAACTGGAACTGGTCACGAGCAAAATCGACCGTCGGCGCAAGGTCGCGCAACTGCACCTCGGCGGCGGCTCGCCCACCTTTTTCACGCCCGACCAACTGCGACGCCTGAACGGCCTCGTGCGCGCGCACTTCGCCTATGCGCCGGATGCCGAGGTGAGCGTTGAAATTGATCCGCGCAAATTTTCGCAAGAGCATGTGCACGCGCTGCGCGAAATGGGCGCGACGCGCGCCTCGCTCGGCATACAAGACACCAACCGCCGCGTTCAGCTCGCGATCCACCGCTACCAGCCAAACACCCTGAACCGGCAGGCCGTCGCATGGCTGCGCGAGCAGGGTTTCACATCGATCAACTTCGACCTGATCTACGGGCTGCCGTTGCAAACCGCCGCATCCTTCGAGCGCACGCTGGACGATGTGCTCGCGCTTTCGCCCGACCGATTCTCGATCTTCAGTTACGCGCACATCCCCTGGATAAAACCCGCGCAACGCATTTTCGAGGACCGCGGGCAGCTTCCCGGAGCCGAGGAAAAACTGGCCATGTTTGCGCTCGCGCACAAGCAGCTCACCGGCGCCGGTTTTGTGGACATCGGGCTGGATCATTTTGCAAAACCCGACGACGAACTCGCCGCGGCGCTGCGCAACGGCACGCTGCAACGCAATTTTCAAGGCTACAGCACGAAGGCCGGAACATCGCTCTATGCGTTCGGCATGTCGGCGATTTCGCAAACCCGCACCGCATACTGGCAAAACACAAAGGACCTCGCCGCCTACCGCTCGATTCTCGCCGGCGGACGCCTGCCGGTGGCGCGCGCCCTGTGCCTCAGTGCCGAGGACCAGCGCCGTCGCACGATCATCATGCGCATCATGTGCAACCGCCAAATCGACTTCGCCTCGATGTCGGCGGAGCTGGGCGTTGACTTTGCGCAAACCTACGCCTGCGAACTCGCCTCGATGTCGGATTTGGTAGCCGATGGAATCGTGCGACTGACCTCCGACAAATTGGAAATCACACCAGTGGGCGTTCCGCTGCTGCGCCTGGCCGCCATGCGTTTCGACACCACGCTTGCCAAGCCGGCCGGCCCGGACGACTCCGCCCCGCCAATGCACGCGCGGGTAATCTGA
- the obgE gene encoding GTPase ObgE, with protein sequence MFIDECVIKAQAGDGGRGCISFRREKYEPWGGPNGGDGGRGGDIVLLGDVNTNNLIDYKYKPHWKGERGEHGMGSDCNGREGRSAILKMPLGTVVINEETGKAVAEIVHEGERIVLCKGGNGGWGNTRFKSSTNRAPKRANPGAPGEGGTFRLVLKSIADIGLVGFPNAGKSSLTSKITKAHPKTAAYPFTTLHPQIGVIEYNDLKTQDRLLIADVPGLIEGASENRGLGHRFLRHIERCTLLMFLIDMAGTDARDPRDDYATLLKELKLYDPALAKKARIVVANKMDIPEAEKNLKKFKTRHKVDILKISCLTGDGLDKLKKELLKRVRKAKPSGK encoded by the coding sequence ATGTTTATCGACGAATGTGTAATCAAAGCCCAAGCCGGTGACGGCGGACGCGGCTGCATCAGCTTCCGCCGCGAAAAATACGAACCCTGGGGCGGCCCCAACGGCGGCGACGGCGGGCGCGGCGGCGACATCGTGCTCCTCGGCGATGTGAACACCAACAATCTCATCGACTACAAATACAAGCCCCACTGGAAGGGCGAGCGCGGCGAGCACGGCATGGGCTCCGACTGCAACGGACGCGAAGGCCGCTCCGCCATTTTGAAAATGCCGCTCGGCACCGTCGTCATCAACGAGGAGACCGGCAAGGCCGTCGCCGAGATCGTGCACGAAGGCGAGCGCATCGTGCTTTGCAAGGGCGGCAACGGCGGCTGGGGCAACACCCGTTTCAAAAGCTCCACCAACCGCGCCCCCAAGCGCGCCAACCCCGGCGCGCCCGGCGAGGGCGGCACGTTCCGGCTTGTCCTCAAAAGCATCGCCGACATCGGCCTTGTTGGATTTCCCAACGCCGGCAAATCCTCGCTCACGAGCAAAATCACCAAGGCGCACCCCAAGACCGCCGCGTATCCTTTCACAACGCTGCACCCGCAGATCGGCGTCATCGAATACAACGACCTGAAAACGCAGGACCGCCTGCTCATCGCCGACGTGCCCGGCCTCATCGAGGGCGCGAGCGAAAACCGCGGCCTCGGTCATCGCTTCCTGCGCCACATCGAGCGCTGCACGCTGCTCATGTTCCTGATCGACATGGCGGGCACCGACGCCCGCGACCCGCGCGACGACTACGCCACGCTCCTCAAGGAACTAAAGCTCTACGATCCGGCGCTTGCGAAAAAAGCGCGCATTGTCGTCGCCAACAAAATGGACATCCCCGAGGCCGAAAAGAACCTGAAGAAGTTCAAGACCCGGCACAAAGTGGACATCCTGAAAATCTCCTGCCTGACCGGCGACGGCTTGGACAAGTTGAAGAAGGAACTCCTCAAGCGCGTCCGCAAGGCCAAGCCAAGTGGCAAATGA
- a CDS encoding bifunctional methionine sulfoxide reductase B/A protein — protein sequence MKIRLHIWIFLLLAMTSNAEQPQPPIKTNPLTPEEARVILNKGTEQAFSGKYYKFGDKGVYTCKHCDAILFRSSDKFDSECGWPSFDNDIPGAVKKTPDADGRRTEIVCNRCGGHLGHVFHGERFTEKNTRYCVNSISLNFVPSSKMKVEKAYFAAGCFWGVEYYLERAKGVVATTVGYMGGMTKNPTYRQVSAGGTGHIETVEVVYDPLQTDFESLARLFFEIHDPTQTDRQGPDIGEQYRGAIFYLNDGQKNTAEKLIRLLRNKGLNVVTKLEAAPTFWKAEDYHQQYYDNNGKQPYCHAYTKRF from the coding sequence ATGAAAATCAGACTCCATATTTGGATTTTCCTGCTCCTCGCTATGACCAGCAACGCCGAACAACCCCAGCCGCCAATCAAAACCAACCCGCTCACCCCCGAGGAGGCGCGGGTGATTCTCAACAAGGGCACGGAGCAGGCGTTCAGCGGCAAATATTACAAGTTCGGCGACAAGGGCGTTTACACCTGCAAACATTGCGACGCGATCCTGTTCCGCTCGTCCGACAAGTTTGACTCCGAATGCGGCTGGCCGAGTTTCGACAACGACATCCCCGGAGCCGTGAAAAAAACTCCCGACGCCGACGGCAGGCGCACGGAAATCGTCTGCAATCGTTGCGGCGGCCACCTCGGCCACGTTTTTCACGGCGAGCGTTTTACGGAAAAAAACACGCGCTACTGCGTCAACTCGATCTCGCTCAATTTTGTGCCGTCATCGAAAATGAAAGTTGAGAAGGCCTATTTTGCCGCCGGGTGTTTTTGGGGCGTTGAGTATTATCTGGAAAGGGCAAAGGGCGTGGTCGCGACAACCGTCGGCTACATGGGCGGAATGACCAAGAATCCAACCTACAGGCAAGTGAGTGCCGGCGGCACCGGTCACATCGAAACGGTCGAGGTTGTTTACGATCCGCTGCAAACCGATTTCGAGTCGCTCGCCCGCCTCTTCTTCGAGATCCACGATCCCACGCAAACAGACCGGCAGGGGCCCGACATCGGCGAGCAATACCGCGGCGCGATTTTTTATCTCAACGACGGGCAAAAAAACACCGCGGAAAAATTGATCCGCCTCCTGAGGAACAAGGGCCTGAACGTCGTGACCAAACTGGAGGCCGCGCCAACATTCTGGAAGGCGGAGGATTATCACCAGCAATACTACGACAACAACGGCAAACAACCCTACTGCCACGCCTACACAAAACGCTTTTGA
- a CDS encoding pseudouridine synthase, whose translation MRRRLDQILASLGYCSRSEARLFLKTHAVTLRDSDGVLRDTSAKVDPANVLVDGAPLDHPEGILVVLNKPTGLVCSHDPREGPNVYSLLPPRWRARNPQVTSVGRLDKDTSGLILLTDQTALVHRLTSPKHKVPKVYRATVANPVPPEAVGLFASGSLVLDGEKQPCLPAQLRILNPNTAELTLTEGRYHQVRRMLASQGSEVLALHREKFGPLDLDGIEPGAFRELPINFFD comes from the coding sequence ATGCGCCGTCGACTCGACCAAATTCTTGCCAGCCTCGGTTACTGCTCGCGCAGCGAGGCGCGACTGTTTCTGAAAACGCACGCGGTGACGCTGCGCGATTCGGACGGGGTGTTGCGCGACACCTCTGCAAAAGTTGACCCGGCAAATGTGCTCGTTGATGGCGCGCCGCTGGATCATCCCGAGGGGATTCTTGTCGTGCTCAACAAGCCCACCGGCCTTGTGTGCTCGCACGATCCGCGCGAGGGCCCGAATGTCTATTCACTGTTGCCCCCGCGCTGGCGCGCGCGCAATCCGCAGGTGACGAGTGTCGGGCGGCTCGACAAGGACACCAGCGGCTTGATTCTGCTGACCGATCAAACCGCGCTCGTGCACCGGCTCACGTCGCCAAAGCACAAGGTGCCGAAAGTTTATCGCGCGACTGTCGCGAACCCGGTTCCGCCGGAGGCAGTCGGGTTGTTTGCATCGGGCTCGCTCGTGCTTGACGGCGAAAAGCAGCCATGCCTGCCCGCCCAGTTGCGTATCCTAAATCCGAATACGGCGGAGCTGACGCTCACCGAGGGGCGTTACCACCAGGTGCGCCGGATGCTGGCGAGCCAGGGCAGCGAGGTGCTCGCGCTGCATCGCGAAAAGTTCGGCCCGCTCGACTTGGACGGCATTGAGCCGGGCGCATTTCGCGAATTGCCAATCAATTTTTTCGACTGA